One genomic window of Anaeromyxobacter diazotrophicus includes the following:
- the ygiD gene encoding 4,5-DOPA dioxygenase extradiol — MSDPTTRMPAVFVGHGNPMNAVEDNAWSRGFRVLGEALPRPKAILAVSAHWYVAGTYATADERPETIHDFGGFPEELYRVQYPAPGAPDLARRAVQLVGEGRASLSREWGLDHGTWSVLVHLRPAADVPVVQLSLDGRLAPAEHLALGRALAPLRDEGVLLLASGNLVHNLRHAFTAWGRGDQETPAWAREFDEELARALARHDTDALARALEGEAGRRAHPTPDHYLPLLYAAGAAAPDDPVRFPITGFDMASLSMRSVVFG, encoded by the coding sequence ATGTCCGATCCCACCACCCGCATGCCCGCGGTCTTCGTCGGCCACGGGAACCCCATGAACGCCGTCGAGGACAACGCCTGGAGCCGCGGCTTCCGCGTGCTCGGCGAGGCGCTCCCGCGGCCGAAGGCCATCCTGGCGGTCTCCGCGCACTGGTACGTCGCCGGCACCTATGCGACGGCGGACGAGCGCCCCGAGACGATCCACGACTTCGGCGGCTTCCCGGAGGAGCTGTACCGGGTCCAGTACCCGGCGCCCGGCGCGCCGGACCTCGCCCGGCGCGCGGTCCAGCTCGTGGGCGAGGGGCGCGCGTCGCTCAGCCGGGAGTGGGGGCTCGACCACGGCACCTGGAGCGTGCTCGTGCACCTCCGGCCCGCGGCCGACGTCCCGGTGGTCCAGCTCAGCCTGGACGGCCGCCTGGCGCCCGCCGAGCACCTCGCGCTGGGACGCGCGCTCGCGCCGCTCCGCGACGAGGGGGTCCTGCTCCTCGCGAGCGGCAACCTCGTCCACAACCTGCGCCACGCCTTCACGGCCTGGGGGCGCGGCGACCAGGAGACGCCCGCCTGGGCGCGCGAGTTCGACGAGGAGCTCGCCCGCGCCCTCGCCCGCCACGACACCGACGCCCTCGCGCGCGCCCTGGAGGGCGAGGCCGGCCGGCGCGCGCACCCGACGCCCGATCACTACCTCCCCCTGCTCTACGCAGCGGGCGCGGCCGCCCCCGACGACCCCGTGCGCTTCCCCATCACCGGGTTCGACATGGCCTCGCTGTCGATGCGGTCGGTCGTGTTCGGCTGA
- the ilvD gene encoding dihydroxy-acid dehydratase, whose amino-acid sequence MRSDIVKKGFERAPHRSLLRATGLRDEDFDKPFIGIANSQIDIIPGHIHLHEYGRIAKEEIRKAGGVPFEFNTIGVDDGIAMGHDGMLYSLPSRELIADSVETMMNAHKLDALLCIPNCDKIVPGMIMGALRVDVPTVFVSGGPMRAGRLADGTSVDLATAFEAVGQRARGQITDAQLHDLECAACPGAGSCAGMFTANSMNVLCEAMGIALPGNGTAPALTPEREELVRRAARRVVEIALDERFRLRKILNEDAIHNAFVVDMAVGGSTNTVLHMLAIAREAEVPFDLARIDAIARTVAHVAKISPSLSTVHIEDVHAAGGIPAVLHEVARRGGVVRTGALTVTGETVGDRIGGARILDPAVIHPLEQAYSQVGGLAVLRGNLAREGAVVKTAGIDPAMRRFTGRALCFDSQDEAIAGIMAGAVKPGHVVVIRYEGPKGGPGMQEMLSPTSLLAGMGLGASVALVTDGRFSGATRGACIGHVSPEAAEGGEIALVRDGDAISLDVEARTLTLDVAPAELRRRAEGFVPRRKAIASRWLRRYAHLVTNAASGAVLDAPPAS is encoded by the coding sequence ATGCGCAGCGACATCGTGAAGAAGGGCTTCGAGCGGGCGCCGCACCGGAGCCTGCTCCGGGCGACGGGGCTCCGGGACGAGGACTTCGACAAGCCCTTCATCGGGATCGCGAACAGCCAGATCGACATCATCCCCGGCCACATCCACCTCCACGAGTACGGGCGCATCGCGAAGGAGGAGATCCGCAAGGCCGGCGGCGTGCCGTTCGAGTTCAACACCATCGGCGTGGACGACGGCATCGCCATGGGCCACGACGGCATGCTCTACAGCCTGCCCAGCCGCGAGCTCATCGCCGACTCGGTCGAGACGATGATGAACGCGCACAAGCTCGACGCGCTCCTCTGCATCCCCAACTGCGACAAGATCGTGCCCGGCATGATCATGGGCGCGCTGCGCGTGGACGTGCCGACCGTCTTCGTCTCGGGGGGGCCGATGCGCGCCGGCCGGCTCGCCGACGGCACCTCGGTCGACCTCGCCACCGCCTTCGAGGCGGTCGGCCAGCGCGCCCGCGGCCAGATCACCGACGCCCAGCTCCACGACCTCGAGTGCGCCGCCTGCCCCGGGGCCGGCTCCTGCGCCGGCATGTTCACCGCCAACTCGATGAACGTGCTGTGCGAGGCGATGGGGATCGCGCTGCCCGGCAACGGCACCGCGCCCGCGCTGACGCCGGAGCGGGAGGAGCTGGTCCGGCGCGCGGCGCGGCGGGTGGTCGAGATCGCCCTCGACGAGCGCTTCCGGCTGCGGAAGATCCTGAACGAGGACGCCATCCACAACGCCTTCGTGGTGGACATGGCGGTGGGCGGCTCGACCAACACCGTGCTGCACATGCTCGCCATCGCCCGCGAGGCGGAGGTCCCGTTCGACCTGGCGCGGATCGACGCCATCGCCCGCACCGTCGCCCACGTGGCCAAGATCTCCCCCTCGCTCTCGACCGTGCACATCGAGGACGTCCACGCGGCGGGCGGCATCCCGGCCGTGCTGCACGAGGTGGCGCGCCGCGGCGGCGTGGTCCGGACCGGCGCGCTCACCGTGACCGGGGAGACGGTCGGGGACCGCATCGGCGGGGCGCGGATCCTCGACCCGGCCGTCATCCACCCGCTCGAGCAGGCGTACTCGCAGGTGGGCGGCCTGGCCGTGCTGCGCGGCAACCTCGCCCGCGAGGGCGCGGTGGTGAAGACGGCCGGGATCGACCCGGCGATGCGGCGCTTCACCGGCCGGGCGCTCTGCTTCGACTCGCAGGACGAGGCGATCGCCGGGATCATGGCCGGCGCGGTGAAGCCCGGGCACGTGGTGGTCATCCGCTACGAGGGGCCGAAGGGCGGCCCGGGCATGCAGGAGATGCTGTCGCCGACGAGCCTGCTCGCCGGCATGGGGCTCGGCGCGAGCGTGGCGCTCGTGACCGACGGGCGCTTCTCCGGCGCGACCCGCGGCGCCTGCATCGGCCACGTCTCCCCGGAGGCGGCCGAGGGCGGCGAGATCGCGCTCGTCCGCGACGGCGACGCCATCAGCCTCGACGTGGAGGCGCGGACGCTCACGCTCGACGTCGCGCCGGCGGAGCTGCGGCGGCGCGCCGAGGGGTTCGTGCCGCGCCGGAAGGCGATCGCCTCGCGCTGGCTCCGCCGTTACGCCCACCTCGTCACGAACGCCGCCAGCGGCGCGGTGCTGGACGCGCCGCCCGCTTCATGA
- a CDS encoding 3-deoxy-7-phosphoheptulonate synthase: MPTPARPPLKPPQACSSLEEVRASIDAVDRDIVALLASRRSYALQAARFKDAADGVKDTRREEQVVENVRALAAEYGIEPDLVETLYRDMIAGFVRVEQDVGGHRAAPVVENVHVESFDVMLPPEEMKHRVPLTERAANVVVEGRRAVEAILDHRDPRLLVVVGPCSIHDPEAGLDYARRLRALADEVSDTLLLVMRVYFEKPRTTVGWEGFTNDPRMNGSFRIKEGMERARKFLVDVSELGMPAATEALDPIAPHYRGDLIAWTAIGARTSESQTHRNLASGLSSPVGFKNGTEGEIEGAVNAIVAAARPHAFLGINDQGRSAVIRTRGNRYGHLVLRGGGGRPNFDTVSVSMAEQALAKAGVPKNIVIDCSHANSWKKPELQPLVVRDAVHQIREGNRSIVGLMIEGFIEPGNQPASPDPAKLKYGQSVTDPCLGWDDTAAVLREARLALRDVLPRRIG, translated from the coding sequence ATGCCGACGCCCGCCCGCCCGCCGCTCAAGCCGCCGCAAGCCTGCTCGTCGCTCGAGGAGGTGCGCGCCTCCATCGACGCGGTCGACCGCGACATCGTCGCGCTGCTGGCGTCGCGGCGCAGCTACGCGCTGCAGGCGGCGCGCTTCAAGGACGCCGCCGACGGGGTGAAGGACACCCGCCGCGAGGAGCAGGTGGTGGAGAACGTGCGGGCGCTCGCCGCCGAGTACGGCATCGAGCCGGACCTGGTCGAGACGCTCTACCGCGACATGATCGCCGGCTTCGTGCGGGTGGAGCAGGACGTGGGCGGCCACCGGGCGGCCCCGGTGGTGGAGAACGTCCACGTCGAGAGCTTCGACGTGATGCTCCCGCCGGAGGAGATGAAGCACCGCGTGCCGCTCACCGAGCGCGCCGCGAACGTGGTGGTGGAGGGCCGCCGCGCCGTCGAGGCCATCCTCGACCACCGGGACCCGCGGCTGCTGGTGGTGGTGGGCCCCTGCTCCATCCACGACCCCGAGGCGGGCCTCGACTACGCGCGGCGCCTCCGCGCCCTCGCCGACGAGGTCTCGGACACGCTCCTCCTCGTCATGCGCGTCTACTTCGAGAAGCCGCGCACCACCGTGGGCTGGGAGGGCTTCACCAACGATCCCCGCATGAACGGCTCCTTCCGCATCAAGGAGGGGATGGAGCGCGCCCGCAAGTTCCTCGTCGACGTGAGCGAGCTCGGGATGCCGGCCGCGACCGAGGCGCTCGACCCCATCGCGCCGCACTACCGCGGCGACCTCATCGCCTGGACCGCCATCGGCGCGCGCACCTCCGAGTCGCAGACGCACCGGAACCTGGCCTCGGGCCTCTCCTCGCCGGTCGGATTCAAGAACGGGACCGAGGGCGAGATCGAGGGCGCGGTGAACGCGATCGTCGCGGCGGCGCGCCCGCACGCCTTCCTGGGGATCAACGACCAGGGGCGCTCGGCGGTCATCCGCACCCGCGGCAACCGGTACGGGCACCTCGTGCTGCGCGGGGGCGGCGGCCGGCCGAACTTCGACACCGTCTCCGTGTCGATGGCCGAGCAGGCGCTCGCCAAGGCCGGCGTGCCGAAGAACATCGTCATCGACTGCTCGCACGCGAACTCGTGGAAGAAGCCGGAGCTCCAGCCGCTGGTGGTCCGCGACGCGGTCCACCAGATCCGCGAGGGGAACCGGTCGATCGTCGGCCTCATGATCGAGGGGTTCATCGAGCCGGGGAACCAGCCCGCCTCGCCCGATCCGGCGAAGCTCAAGTACGGCCAGTCGGTCACCGACCCCTGCCTGGGCTGGGACGACACGGCGGCCGTGCTGCGCGAGGCGCGCCTGGCGCTGCGCGACGTGCTCCCGCGCCGGATCGGCTGA
- a CDS encoding hybrid sensor histidine kinase/response regulator has protein sequence METSRRPGPAGDPPGHASELERLRDQLAKIAESVPGVICSYRLRADGSACFPFATAAGEDVWGISPSVVAEDAAPVFDRLHPDDAHRVGERIAEAARAGARWHDRFRYQHPAKGLRWLEGWSVPKTEPDGSVLWHGFVMDVTDQVAAEQALRDSDRRKSEFLAVLSHELRNPLAPIRDGLYLLDRMPPGSPQAARAREVIHRQTDHLARLVDDLLDVTRISRGKMQLRRERLELRELVRRTCDDHRPAFEQRGIELRIALPAGAVWVDADATRLAQVLGNLLQNAAKFTGEGGHVGVSASTGPGEVQLRVADDGIGLAPELVPRLFEPFVQAENGQARTHGGLGLGLALVKGLVELHGGSVRAQSAGRDRGATFTVTLPQASAPAPRASPPAARPAAARTLTVLVIEDNLDAARTVADLLELDGHRVVIATDGRSGIARAREAKPDFVLCDVGLPDVDGYEVARTLRADPALASTRLVALSGYAQPEDKERARAAGFDAHLAKPAPFDELHALLAGAP, from the coding sequence ATGGAGACGAGTCGGCGACCGGGCCCGGCGGGCGATCCTCCGGGCCACGCGTCCGAGCTGGAGCGGCTGCGGGACCAGCTCGCGAAGATCGCGGAGAGCGTGCCTGGGGTCATCTGCTCCTACCGCCTCCGGGCGGACGGGAGCGCCTGCTTCCCGTTCGCCACCGCCGCGGGCGAGGACGTGTGGGGGATCTCCCCGTCCGTCGTCGCCGAGGACGCGGCGCCGGTGTTCGACCGCCTCCACCCGGACGACGCCCACCGCGTGGGCGAGCGCATCGCCGAGGCCGCTCGCGCCGGCGCGCGCTGGCACGATCGGTTCCGCTACCAGCACCCGGCGAAGGGGCTGCGCTGGCTCGAGGGCTGGTCCGTCCCGAAGACCGAGCCTGACGGCAGCGTGCTCTGGCACGGGTTCGTGATGGACGTGACCGACCAGGTGGCCGCGGAGCAGGCGCTGCGCGACTCCGACCGGCGGAAGAGCGAGTTCCTGGCGGTGCTGTCGCACGAGCTGCGCAATCCGCTCGCGCCGATCCGGGACGGGCTCTACCTCCTCGACCGGATGCCGCCCGGGAGCCCTCAGGCCGCGCGCGCGCGGGAGGTCATCCACCGGCAGACGGATCACCTGGCGCGGCTGGTCGACGATCTGCTCGACGTCACGCGCATCTCGCGGGGCAAGATGCAGCTCCGGCGCGAGCGCCTGGAGCTGCGCGAGCTCGTCCGGCGGACGTGCGACGACCACCGGCCGGCCTTCGAGCAGCGCGGCATCGAGCTGCGGATCGCCCTGCCCGCCGGCGCCGTCTGGGTGGACGCGGACGCCACCCGCCTGGCGCAGGTCCTCGGGAACCTCCTGCAGAACGCGGCGAAGTTCACCGGCGAGGGCGGCCACGTCGGGGTGAGCGCCTCGACCGGCCCGGGCGAGGTGCAGCTCCGGGTGGCGGACGACGGCATCGGGCTCGCGCCGGAGCTCGTCCCGCGCCTGTTCGAGCCCTTCGTGCAGGCCGAGAACGGCCAGGCGCGCACGCACGGGGGCCTGGGCCTCGGGCTCGCGCTGGTGAAGGGCCTGGTGGAGCTGCACGGCGGCTCGGTGCGCGCGCAGAGCGCCGGGCGGGATCGGGGCGCCACCTTCACCGTGACGTTGCCGCAGGCGAGCGCGCCGGCGCCTCGCGCCAGCCCTCCCGCCGCGCGGCCGGCGGCGGCGCGGACGCTGACCGTGCTCGTCATCGAGGACAACCTGGACGCGGCGCGCACCGTGGCCGACCTGCTGGAGCTGGACGGCCACCGGGTGGTCATCGCCACCGACGGCCGCTCCGGGATCGCGCGGGCGCGCGAGGCGAAGCCGGACTTCGTGCTGTGCGACGTCGGGCTCCCCGACGTGGACGGGTACGAGGTGGCCCGGACGCTGCGCGCCGATCCCGCGCTCGCGTCCACCCGGCTCGTCGCGCTGAGCGGCTACGCCCAGCCGGAGGACAAGGAGCGCGCGAGGGCGGCCGGCTTCGACGCGCACCTCGCCAAGCCGGCGCCCTTCGACGAGCTGCACGCCCTGCTCGCCGGGGCGCCCTGA
- a CDS encoding GuaB1 family IMP dehydrogenase-related protein, translating into MRFLHPEREEALELSLDDVFLVPGYFDGSSRLDVDLRPVDFPGGAHPIVSANMNAVTGKRMAETMARLGGLGVLPQDMDLATAARIIEHIQAADPRYDTPLSVSPRATLRDVQGIIRKRSHDMVVVVDEERRPLGIVTHADLRDRDQYSPVGSFMSSRLVAVTAGTPNREAFLRMEDLRVKAAPVVDAEGRLVGVLTRDDAVRLELLEPALDPRGRLMVAAAVGISAAAAASAARLVELGASALVLDTAHGHQRRMIEAIREVRRAVGTAVPLVAGNVCTPEGTRDLLEAGADVVKVNVGPGAMCTTRMQTGAGRPTFSSVLACAREAHARGRHVWADGGVRDPRDVALYLAAGASRVMIGTALSGTYESPGDVKEDRDGRPYKENYGMASARAVSDRTAGLDAFERAKKGFFREGISTSRIYMREGRESVGSILVDVITGVQSALTYAGATTLPELHRKAVIGVQTTGGYVEGKPRG; encoded by the coding sequence ATGCGATTCCTGCACCCTGAGCGCGAGGAAGCGCTCGAGCTCTCGCTCGACGACGTCTTCCTCGTCCCCGGCTACTTCGACGGCAGCTCCCGGCTCGACGTCGACCTGCGCCCCGTCGACTTCCCCGGCGGCGCGCACCCCATCGTCTCGGCCAACATGAACGCGGTCACCGGCAAGCGCATGGCGGAGACCATGGCGCGGCTGGGCGGCCTGGGGGTCCTGCCGCAGGACATGGACCTCGCGACCGCCGCCCGCATCATCGAGCACATCCAGGCGGCCGACCCGCGCTACGACACCCCGCTCTCGGTCTCGCCGCGCGCCACGCTGCGCGACGTCCAGGGCATCATCCGCAAGCGCTCGCACGACATGGTGGTGGTGGTGGACGAGGAGCGGCGCCCGCTCGGCATCGTGACCCACGCCGACCTCCGCGACCGGGACCAGTACTCGCCGGTCGGATCCTTCATGTCCTCCCGCCTGGTCGCCGTCACGGCGGGCACGCCGAACCGCGAGGCGTTCCTGCGGATGGAGGACCTGCGCGTGAAGGCGGCCCCGGTCGTCGACGCGGAGGGCCGCCTGGTGGGCGTGCTCACCCGCGACGACGCGGTGCGGCTCGAGCTGCTCGAGCCGGCGCTCGACCCGCGCGGCCGGCTGATGGTGGCGGCGGCGGTGGGGATCTCGGCCGCCGCGGCCGCCTCCGCGGCGCGGCTGGTCGAGCTCGGCGCCTCGGCGCTCGTGCTCGACACCGCGCACGGGCACCAGCGCCGGATGATCGAGGCCATCCGCGAGGTCCGCCGGGCGGTCGGGACCGCGGTGCCGCTCGTGGCGGGGAACGTCTGCACCCCCGAGGGGACGCGCGACCTGCTCGAGGCGGGCGCCGACGTGGTGAAGGTGAACGTCGGCCCGGGCGCCATGTGCACCACCCGCATGCAGACCGGCGCAGGCCGGCCGACGTTCAGCTCGGTGCTGGCCTGCGCCCGGGAGGCGCACGCCCGCGGGCGGCACGTGTGGGCAGACGGCGGCGTCCGCGACCCGCGCGACGTGGCGCTCTACCTGGCGGCCGGCGCGTCGCGGGTCATGATCGGCACCGCGCTCTCCGGCACCTACGAGAGCCCGGGCGACGTGAAGGAGGACCGCGACGGGCGCCCCTACAAGGAGAACTACGGCATGGCGAGCGCGCGCGCGGTGAGCGATCGCACCGCCGGCCTGGACGCCTTCGAGCGCGCCAAGAAGGGGTTCTTCCGGGAGGGCATCTCCACCTCGCGCATCTACATGCGCGAGGGGCGCGAGAGCGTCGGCTCCATCCTCGTCGACGTGATCACGGGCGTGCAGTCGGCGCTGACCTACGCCGGCGCCACCACGCTGCCTGAGCTGCACCGCAAGGCCGTGATCGGGGTCCAGACGACGGGGGGCTACGTCGAGGGGAAGCCGCGCGGCTGA
- a CDS encoding DUF4382 domain-containing protein: MKLSRTLVTASLALLGAACGGGQTGSVSLLLKDAPAGFSKAVVTISEIDLVGSGGDTVLTTQKTTTDLLTLANDTAKLVDGAVVPVGSYSQLRFVITGGYVEVNGVIYASSATYEGLPPGAVVGGTLRMPSYAQSGLKVDLPGGSVSVGTGSKVLLVDFDVSQSFGQDAGASGAWVMHPVCRATELELSGGVDVTLALGQGVTLPAPTTLASFSAVLTPSAGGDGTTLPLTATSTGAYGVSYKYLFPGTYTLTFTAPAGVTFTTAPPVPVTVTVTSGQATAAAFVVTSASATAAP; encoded by the coding sequence GTGAAACTCTCTCGCACGCTGGTCACCGCCTCGCTCGCGCTGCTCGGCGCGGCCTGCGGCGGCGGTCAGACCGGATCCGTCTCGCTGCTCCTGAAGGACGCCCCGGCCGGCTTCTCGAAGGCCGTCGTCACCATCTCCGAGATCGACCTGGTCGGCTCGGGCGGCGACACGGTGCTCACGACCCAGAAGACCACCACCGACCTGCTGACGCTGGCGAACGACACCGCGAAGCTCGTGGACGGCGCGGTGGTGCCGGTCGGCTCCTACTCGCAGCTGCGCTTCGTCATCACCGGCGGCTACGTCGAGGTGAACGGCGTCATCTACGCCTCGTCCGCCACCTACGAGGGCCTGCCGCCCGGCGCGGTGGTCGGCGGCACGCTCCGGATGCCGAGCTACGCGCAGTCCGGCCTCAAGGTGGACCTGCCCGGCGGCTCGGTCTCGGTCGGCACGGGCTCCAAGGTGCTGCTGGTCGACTTCGACGTGTCGCAGAGCTTCGGGCAGGACGCCGGCGCCTCGGGCGCGTGGGTGATGCACCCGGTCTGCCGCGCGACCGAGCTCGAGCTGAGCGGCGGCGTCGACGTCACGCTGGCGCTCGGGCAGGGCGTGACGCTGCCGGCCCCCACCACCCTCGCCAGCTTCAGCGCCGTGCTCACGCCCAGCGCCGGGGGCGACGGCACGACGCTCCCGCTCACCGCCACGAGCACGGGCGCCTACGGCGTCAGCTACAAGTACCTCTTCCCCGGCACCTACACGCTCACCTTCACCGCGCCGGCCGGGGTCACGTTCACCACCGCTCCGCCGGTCCCCGTGACGGTGACGGTCACCTCGGGCCAGGCCACCGCGGCGGCGTTCGTCGTGACGAGCGCCTCCGCGACCGCCGCGCCGTAG
- a CDS encoding alcohol dehydrogenase yields MARMRAVQVAKAGGALELVEREVPAPGPGQVRLRVEACGVCHSDAMVKGGAFPGLTLPRVPGHEIAGVVDAVGPQVTAWKPGDRAGVGWHGGHCFQCAACRHGWFINCERARITGISFDGGYAEYAVAPQEALARMPDELGAVEAAPLLCAGITTFNALRNSGARAGDTVAVQGIGGLGHLALQYAARMGFRTVALSHGADKEALARQLGAHAYVDTQRTSAAEGLARLGGADLVLATAPHAEAIAATVAGLKPRGKLLVVAAPFEPLQVSAFALLSGKTVAGWPSGSAIDSEETLAFSALTGVRPRVERFPLEQAEEALAKMLQNRVRFRAVLTP; encoded by the coding sequence ATGGCCAGGATGCGCGCGGTCCAGGTGGCGAAGGCGGGGGGCGCGCTCGAGCTGGTCGAGCGCGAGGTGCCGGCGCCCGGGCCGGGGCAGGTGCGCCTCCGCGTGGAGGCGTGCGGCGTCTGCCACAGCGACGCGATGGTCAAGGGGGGCGCCTTCCCCGGCCTCACCCTGCCGCGGGTGCCGGGGCACGAGATCGCCGGGGTGGTCGACGCCGTCGGCCCGCAGGTGACCGCGTGGAAGCCGGGGGACCGCGCCGGCGTGGGGTGGCACGGGGGCCACTGCTTCCAGTGCGCCGCCTGCCGCCACGGGTGGTTCATCAACTGCGAGCGGGCGCGGATCACCGGGATCAGCTTCGACGGCGGCTACGCCGAGTACGCCGTGGCGCCGCAGGAGGCGCTGGCGCGGATGCCGGACGAGCTCGGCGCGGTCGAGGCGGCGCCGCTCCTGTGCGCCGGGATCACGACCTTCAACGCGCTCCGGAACAGCGGGGCGCGGGCGGGCGACACCGTCGCCGTGCAGGGGATCGGCGGGCTCGGCCACCTCGCCCTCCAGTACGCCGCGCGCATGGGCTTCCGGACCGTCGCGCTCTCGCACGGCGCGGACAAGGAGGCGCTGGCGCGCCAGCTCGGCGCCCACGCCTACGTCGACACCCAGCGGACCTCCGCCGCCGAGGGTCTCGCGCGGCTGGGCGGCGCCGACCTGGTGCTCGCCACCGCGCCCCACGCCGAGGCCATCGCGGCCACCGTCGCCGGGCTCAAGCCGCGCGGCAAGCTGCTCGTGGTGGCGGCGCCGTTCGAACCGCTGCAGGTCTCCGCCTTCGCGCTCCTCAGCGGGAAGACCGTCGCCGGCTGGCCGAGCGGCAGCGCCATCGACTCCGAGGAGACGCTGGCGTTCAGCGCGCTCACCGGGGTGAGGCCCCGGGTCGAGCGCTTCCCGCTGGAGCAGGCCGAGGAGGCGCTCGCGAAGATGCTCCAGAACCGGGTCCGGTTCCGGGCGGTCCTCACGCCCTGA
- a CDS encoding LysR family transcriptional regulator, which translates to MDLNLLTIFEAVARTSSFSAAARELGMPKSSASRGVARLENELGVQLLFRTTRQVSLSAAGTALYDRVTPLLRSVKAVLGEVPEREEAPSGTLRVTAPVDLGVLFLAAVATRYTARHPAVSLDLHLTGRVVDLVGEGFDVALRVAPKLTDSTLVVRRAAPILLRLYASPLYLARRGTPRSEADLDAHEWVVFRGGPQQLRVTAPRPAPGRAARIVCDDLLFVRDAVRAGAGVGLLPTFVAEPDLVAGQLVRVVPRYERAAGSLFLVTPAAKHVAPKVTAFRDLVLEMLAARAPAGAAL; encoded by the coding sequence ATGGATCTCAACCTGCTCACCATCTTCGAGGCGGTGGCTCGCACCTCGAGCTTCTCGGCCGCCGCGCGGGAGCTCGGCATGCCGAAGTCCTCCGCCAGCCGGGGCGTGGCCAGGCTCGAGAACGAGCTGGGCGTCCAGCTGCTGTTCCGGACCACGCGCCAGGTCTCGCTCTCGGCCGCCGGCACGGCGCTCTACGACCGGGTCACGCCGCTGCTCCGCTCGGTGAAGGCGGTGCTGGGGGAGGTGCCCGAGCGCGAGGAGGCGCCGTCGGGCACGCTCCGGGTGACGGCGCCGGTGGACCTCGGCGTGCTGTTCCTGGCCGCGGTGGCGACGCGCTACACCGCGCGCCACCCGGCGGTGTCGCTCGACCTGCACCTCACCGGCCGGGTGGTGGACCTCGTGGGCGAGGGGTTCGACGTCGCGCTGCGCGTCGCGCCCAAGCTCACCGACTCGACGCTGGTGGTGCGGCGCGCCGCGCCCATCCTGCTGCGCCTCTACGCCTCGCCGCTCTACCTCGCCCGGCGCGGCACCCCGCGCTCGGAGGCGGACCTCGACGCGCACGAGTGGGTGGTCTTCCGCGGCGGGCCCCAGCAGCTGCGGGTCACGGCGCCCCGCCCGGCGCCCGGCCGGGCCGCGCGCATCGTCTGCGACGACCTCCTGTTCGTGCGCGACGCGGTGCGGGCAGGCGCCGGCGTGGGGCTCCTCCCGACCTTCGTGGCGGAGCCCGACCTGGTGGCGGGCCAGCTGGTGCGGGTCGTCCCGCGCTACGAGCGCGCGGCGGGGAGCCTGTTCCTCGTCACCCCGGCGGCGAAGCACGTCGCACCCAAGGTGACGGCGTTCCGCGATCTCGTGCTGGAGATGCTGGCGGCGCGCGCGCCCGCGGGCGCCGCGCTCTGA
- a CDS encoding YceI family protein has translation MKKLLASLLALSPALALAATSHWSVDPSHSQVGFAVKHLVISNVRGEFTKYQGQVALDEADVAKSTVEASIDVSSISTKNADRDAHLKSPDFFDAARYPAMTFKSTKVRKAGPDKLEVTGDLTLHGVTRPVVLDVATTPEVKGMYGETRRGFAATTKISRKEFGLTWNKAVEAGPAVGDEVAIALDLEAVKDQPKTAAK, from the coding sequence ATGAAGAAGCTCCTCGCCTCGCTCCTCGCCCTCTCCCCGGCCCTCGCGCTGGCCGCGACCTCCCACTGGAGCGTCGACCCCTCGCACTCGCAGGTCGGCTTCGCGGTGAAGCACCTCGTCATCTCCAACGTCCGCGGCGAGTTCACGAAGTACCAGGGGCAGGTCGCCCTGGACGAGGCCGACGTGGCGAAGTCCACCGTCGAGGCCTCGATCGACGTGAGCAGCATCTCCACCAAGAACGCCGACCGGGACGCGCACCTCAAGTCGCCCGACTTCTTCGACGCCGCCAGGTACCCGGCGATGACCTTCAAGTCCACGAAGGTGCGGAAGGCCGGGCCGGACAAGCTCGAGGTGACGGGCGACCTCACCCTCCACGGCGTGACGAGGCCGGTCGTGCTCGACGTCGCCACCACGCCCGAGGTGAAGGGCATGTACGGCGAGACGCGCCGCGGGTTCGCCGCCACGACCAAGATCAGCCGCAAGGAGTTCGGCCTCACCTGGAACAAGGCGGTCGAGGCCGGCCCGGCGGTGGGCGACGAGGTCGCCATCGCCCTCGACCTCGAGGCGGTGAAGGACCAGCCGAAGACCGCCGCCAAGTAG